The Candidatus Defluviibacterium haderslevense DNA window TCATAATATAATGCCCATTCAAATCCAACCTAAGAAAGAGAATATATACTACTTTACATTATCAAAAGCTCCGGATTTCGTCAATTTCAATTTTGAAGAAAACTGGATATGTGAGACGGTATACCTTCAATCGACACACGAATATTTATATCAATTGTCACAAAGTCATGATATAGTAGCCAAACAAAAAGCATTAGACCAGTTGGTTGCGATAGCTCAGGATACCAGCACTAGTCCAATGACAAAAAATAAAATAATTCATGCATTTCAACAAGAAATTACATCAAATGGTTATTGGCGTTACAGACAATATGCTCTAGTCTCCTTACGCAAAATATTGACCCTACCTTACGATGATTATACTACCACTATGCTTCTAAACCTAATCATTTCTGAAAAGTCATGGTTGAAAGCCTCAGCAATTAATATGCTAGGAAACACTAAAAATGAAACCTATGTTGACATATATCAAAAGGCGCTGTATGATAACAGCGATAGAGTGATTAATGCGGCTGCAATTGCCTTAGGCAAAACCAAAAGCATTAAAGCTAAAGAAATACTTATTGCCTTAGACAAAAAGCCATCCTGGAAAAATCAAAGTCGAATCAGTTCATTAAATGGTTTGGAACAATTGGGAGATACCAGTACAGTAGATTTTATTATAGAATGTATTAAGGACAATCAATCCCCCCGTTGGTACCTTGCAACACCAGTCTGGGATTATCCTTTTACTGCAATTAACACATTAGTTGCACTCGGTAAAGCGGAATTAGCCTACCCCATTATCTTTGACCGATTCCAAAAATCATTACAAGACAACGATCTCAATGACATCTTCCAAAATGTACAACTTATCGATCTGCTAAAACTAGAACAATCTAAAGAAGTTTACGTATTATTACAACAAAAATTTAAAAACGATCCAGACATTTTAAAAACAATATCAATGTATGAAAGTAATTTTTTAGAAAGTATAAAAAAATAAAAATGATTACTTATATTCTGTCAAGTTATCTTCATGTTAAAAGAAACTAAATTTTCTAAGTATGAAAAAAGTGTTCCTCTTAGTAAGTATATTCAATTCAATATCAACTTTTGGACAACAAACCTTGCCCATAATTAAAGCTCATTCAAAAAATGTATCCATTAATGATGGAGGATTTTTGGATCAAAATGCTTGGTCATTGTCACCGGAGACTAAACCTGATATTTATATAGCAGATCGGTCATCTAAATCCAAATGGGTGGTTTTTTATACAGATATCGATTCTATAAAAGTTAAAATTAAACCCGGGGGTAGTTTTGATTTTATTATACTTTTAAATGGAAATGATACCTGTTATACAAGAATAGTAAGTTCCAAATCAATAAAAAACTCCATGATACCTTCTGAAAATAGATCAGACACTATCTCGTTTACGCTTAACCAATTCGATGCCATTCATGTCAAGGGCATAATAAATAGTACAGACACCATAAATTTACATTTTGATATCGGAACACTTGATTTTCGATTAACTAGAGAAACATTAGGTAGATATAAATCGCAAAGAATTAATCAACTCAAATTAGGGAGTCTTGTTTGGAATTTGCCTAATATACAAACGGCAAATCAAGCATCACATGGTATGGATGGGAGATTTGGATGGCGCGTTTTTGATGAAAAAATTATTGAAATTGACTATGATAATAAATTTATCGTCATTCACAACACCTTGCCCAAAAAGATGAAAGGATATAAAAAATCCAAGATTAAATTCATTCAATCCTTATTTTGTATTGAATCAGCTATTGAATTGAATAACAAAAAATATATAGGTGATTTTTTGTTTGATACCGGATCCGATCTCACTATGGTGATTCATCCAACCTGGATGAAGAATCAAGAATTTCCGAATACCTTAGAAGTGGTTAAAAAATCGTCTTTTAGTGATGGTGCTGGCAAAAAATACGAGACCATCATGGTATCCGTACCTAAGCTATCCGTTAATACATTTGAACTTAAACATATACCTTGTTCCATACTTGGATATGAAGGTCCAAGTTCAGCGCCCATAAATTATTTTGGAAATGCCCTACTTAAACGATTTAATATTATAATAGATTTGAAAAAAGACCATATCTATTTGAAACCAAACAGCCTATTCAATACAGCTTTTAAAATGCCAAACTAAATTCAAAAGATCAATGATAATATGTATACATTATTTGGCATAAATGATCCAATAAATAGGGCGTTATTTTAAAAAAGATCTTCATTAATAAATGTACAGCTAATATTAATACTGATGTTGGAAATAAAGCCGATATGTGAACATTGTAAGAAGTCCTTGCCAAACGATAGTTCGAATGCCATGATTTGTACTTTTGAATGTACCTTTTGTAGAGATTGTGTTGATCATATTCTAAATAATGTTTGCCCAAACTGTGGCGGGGGTTTTGAAAAAAGACCAACCCGTCCTAAACATCTTTTGGATAAATATCCAGCCAGCTCAATTCATTATTCTAAACCCATTAATAGTCATGAATTCGCAATGAAACTTAGGCAATACGAAAATATAAAACCAAATCAAAGATAAAATATCGCTTACTATCTCCTAATTGTATACTTTCTGTTTATTTTATACCAGTAGATTTACGCCATAACAATTTCAACTTTTTAACTGAGGTTTTATGCCCTTTAAATCCATAAAACAACCATAAGTTGTCAAAAAACAACTCATTGTAGTGTGTATACAACGAATAGTAGCTGCTTTTTTTAGCCAAAGCTGCTAGGGCATGATAACTTTGCATCAACAAAAACTTACAATATGTTTCATTCAAAATCAATTGGTAATAAAATGACCGAAGCTAGGAAGAAGGCTAATCTTTCACAAGCCGAGCTTGCTCAGCAGATATCTATTAGTTCACAAGCAGTCGGCAAATGGGAACGCGGCGAATCTTTGCCGGATATCACAACATTAAATCGTGTAGCAGAAATCCTTGGAGTGGATCTAAACTATTTTTCTGAACGCTTTCCATCGTCAGAAAAAGTAGACATGCACAATGAGTTCTCAATCAACAAATCAACAGGGTCAGAATCTTTCGGTCAAAAGATATCAGATACTAAAGTTGATAAAAAACAAAGCTGGGATATGTCAAGGTTAAACCTGTTGGATAGTGATTTTTCAGGTTTAAATAACTTACGTGATAAATTCAGTTCATCCAATATCCAAAGATGCTTATTTATCGGCTCACAGATGTCAGGAATAGTATTAAACAGCAATAATATAGATCGGTGTGACTTTTCTGACTCAGATATCAGCAATTGCCAATTTCAAAATTCTAATTTGGATAATACTAAATTTAATAAATGTTCGCTCAAAGAAACTGAATTTACAAAATGTAATATTGGTAAATGTGATTTCTCTGAATCCGACTTTACTAAAAGCACATTTAAACTAAGTAATTTTGGAGAAAACAATATTACTAAAGCTATTTGGAAAAGTACCACTTTTGTTGAGATGCAGCTCCAGGATGTTGTTTTTGATGGAATTATAGAAGGATGCTTTTTTGAACATTGCACTTTCTATAATGTTAAGTTCCAAAATGCTACATTGATCAATACCTTTTTTAAAAACAACAAGAAATTCAATCGGGTGAGGTTTATTGATTGTAAGGTGGATAAACTAACTTATGCATTCTTGAAAAGCAATCTGGCTAATTTGAGTGGGCTCACCTTAATCTCTTAACTGTAAATCCTAAGAATATTGCTACTCCAAGGTGTCATTTATTGGTTGGCCACAACCTTTAAATAAGTTGTCATATCTGGTCAGATTTCGCAAATGAACCACTGAAACGCTCTAGTACACTACTATTTTTTAAAATGATACACCCATGGAATTGATTGGATTAGTATATAATATAGCAAAAAATGTAACCCTAAATATTCCAATATAAACTTATTGTTAAATTTATTATCATACGATCTTTATCTAATAAATAACAGACAGATTCCATTAAGTTTGCAGATTATTAAACATATCATGGAAAACAAAAAATGGCTTGACGCTGAAATGCATGCAATCGAAAAGAAACTTATCGATGCCGGTTTAAATCACAAAAAGCTCGTCAGTTCACTGCATGAAACACAACAAAAAAGTGCCACAAACCTAATTCAATATCTAGCTCTGCGAAATGAGGACATTCGCGTATTACAGGATAAATTACATCAGGCTGGATTATCAAGCTTAGCAAGTTCGGAAAGTCATATTTTAAAACAAATACAATCCATTAGAGAGATTCTAGGTGCCACTCTAAAGGAAAAGGATATTTCACAAATCGATTATTATGGTGCTCAAAATACTTTAAATAAATTCGCAACCGAGTTGTTTGGATTTAAAAAAGATCCTTCTATCCCTCATATAATGGTCACGCTGGATACCTCGTTTGAAAATAATGCTCAATTGATAAGAAGCCTGATGGAGGCCGGCATGAATGTGGCTCGAATTAATTGTGCACATGGGAATGAAAAAAACTGGAGGTCTTTGATTGAAGCAGTACACAATGCATCTGATAAAAGCGGCCGTGCATGCAAAATATACATGGATATCGCAGGACCTAAAATGCGTGTTGATTTGCCAGGCAAAGGCAAAGATAAAGGTAAATTAAAAGTAACCATAGGGCAGGAAATTTTATTGGTTGAATCCGGAGAAGAAATTGAACGCAATCAAGAGGTAATATCATGTTTTGAACACGGGGTTTTTACACATTTAAAAGATGGTGAAAGAATTATTATAGATGATGGAAAAATTGAAGGAATAGTAATCAATAAAAATGGAAGTAACCATCTAAAAATCACAAGAATTTCTTCAAAGAAACCATTTATTAAAAAAGAGAAAGGCCTAAATCTGCCTGACACCCAAATTAATTTAGAGGCACTTACTAAAGTCGACCTAAAAGTAATTCCATTTATCGCTAAAAATGCAGACCTTGTAGGATGTAGTTTTCTTAGAACCGCTAAAGATGTTAAATTAATCAAAAATAAACTTAAGAAATACAACAATAATCCAAAACTGATTTTAAAAATCGAAACCCCTGAAGCTGTTATCAATTTACCATCTTTATTACTTGAAGCCATGACAGAAGAATCATTTGGAGTCATGATAGCTCGG harbors:
- a CDS encoding DUF1272 domain-containing protein; protein product: MLEIKPICEHCKKSLPNDSSNAMICTFECTFCRDCVDHILNNVCPNCGGGFEKRPTRPKHLLDKYPASSIHYSKPINSHEFAMKLRQYENIKPNQR
- a CDS encoding pentapeptide repeat-containing protein, which encodes MFHSKSIGNKMTEARKKANLSQAELAQQISISSQAVGKWERGESLPDITTLNRVAEILGVDLNYFSERFPSSEKVDMHNEFSINKSTGSESFGQKISDTKVDKKQSWDMSRLNLLDSDFSGLNNLRDKFSSSNIQRCLFIGSQMSGIVLNSNNIDRCDFSDSDISNCQFQNSNLDNTKFNKCSLKETEFTKCNIGKCDFSESDFTKSTFKLSNFGENNITKAIWKSTTFVEMQLQDVVFDGIIEGCFFEHCTFYNVKFQNATLINTFFKNNKKFNRVRFIDCKVDKLTYAFLKSNLANLSGLTLIS
- a CDS encoding pyruvate kinase, translating into MENKKWLDAEMHAIEKKLIDAGLNHKKLVSSLHETQQKSATNLIQYLALRNEDIRVLQDKLHQAGLSSLASSESHILKQIQSIREILGATLKEKDISQIDYYGAQNTLNKFATELFGFKKDPSIPHIMVTLDTSFENNAQLIRSLMEAGMNVARINCAHGNEKNWRSLIEAVHNASDKSGRACKIYMDIAGPKMRVDLPGKGKDKGKLKVTIGQEILLVESGEEIERNQEVISCFEHGVFTHLKDGERIIIDDGKIEGIVINKNGSNHLKITRISSKKPFIKKEKGLNLPDTQINLEALTKVDLKVIPFIAKNADLVGCSFLRTAKDVKLIKNKLKKYNNNPKLILKIETPEAVINLPSLLLEAMTEESFGVMIARGDLAVEIGFERLSEIQDEILWICEAAHAPVIWATQVLETYSKSGFATRSEITDAAHAAKAECVMLNKGDYIVDTIKLLINILNKSGGHRHKKRYSMRPLNIATHFLNHSNSIKKTSRIKTNES